In a genomic window of Diabrotica undecimpunctata isolate CICGRU chromosome 2, icDiaUnde3, whole genome shotgun sequence:
- the LOC140435032 gene encoding uncharacterized protein, which translates to MPFRYLVCGRRSSKSETLSLFKFPFDEEKQEIWIYILQLNKNKLSRWSRICCDHFDPNDVIMKSSFVRLKENAKPLAIPRSSKDVKEVVGTKALPSPSDTHNLNFELLAVN; encoded by the exons ATGCCATTTAGGTATCTTGTTTGTGGTCGCCGAAGTTCGAAGAGCGAAACGTTATCACTTTTCaa atttcctTTTGACGAAGAAAAACAGGAAATTTGGATATACATTTTGCAATTAAATAAGAACAAGCTTTCCAGATGGTCACGTATTTGTTGTGATCATTTTGATCCAAATGATGTTATCATGAAATCTAGCTTTGTTCGtctaaaagaaaatgcaaaaccaTTAGCTATACCAAG GTCTTCTAAAGACGTTAAAGAGGTGGTAGGAACTAAAGCTCTCCCTAGTCCATCAGACACCCACAATTTAAATTTCGAACTGCTAGCAGTGAACTAA